CAGCAGGAGAAATACCAGAAAATAAATCAAGCCTGTCGCAAGACCGACAGCCACTGAAAAGATAACCTTGAAAATAAAAAAAGCGATGATAAAGGGCAGACAGAAAAGAAGCAGGAAACCCTTTACAATCAGGCCCAGGATGATCAAAGGCAGGAACACCAGTAACAGGATGAATTTGACTCCACCGGAAATCAGGTCTCCAAATAAATTGAACATTCTTCCTCCTCGATTCAAGTTGATTTTAGATAAAATGCAGCAAACTTTCCATCAGGCTGCGCAGTCCCCATTCCACCATGTTGAGCACAACATTTACCGCTACATCGCTGAAAATATCATCCGGACTCTGACCAAAGATATTCATATTTCATCCTCTCTGTCTTTCATTAACTCCATTATTGCTCCCAAACAGAATGGAAGCGATTTCTTTCCTGCAACAATTTGCATAAATTACGGCTGTTGGGATGAGGTCACGACTTCAGCACTTCCCCTGACAGAATCATGCCGCAGAACATGGACATCCTGGTTGATGCGTGTGATACAGGGAAGATAAACTTTGAAGACTGCACCTGCGTCTTTTACAGACTCCACTTCCACAAAGCCCCCGTGGTTTGTGACTATCCTGTGCAGCATCGCCAGTCCCAGCCCTGTCCCGGGCTTCTTGGTATTCTCCTTGGTGGTGAAGAATGGCTCGAACAGATGGGCTCTGGCCTGTTCGGTAAGGCCAGGGCCTGTATCTGAAACAGTCAGGAGAACGTAATCTCCGGTCGGTTCCGGGCGGGTTGTATCGTCCGTAACCGTAACATTTTCTGTTTTCAGTTTTACTGTGCCGCCCTGGGGAAGAGCTTCCACTGCATTCACCAGCAGGTTCATCACCGCCTGGCTGATCTGGGAGGGGTCTGCTTTCAGAATGTGCAGATTTTCGGACTCGCTGAACTCAATTGAAATTTTCTTGCCCGCTGTTCTTCTCCCCAGGCTTAACACATCCTGAACTATGCTGTTGAGATTGATCGGCTTTGGCTCGCTCTTTTTCGTTCTGGCGAAAGTCAGAAGCTTATCAATCAGATTTGAGGCAAGTTCGGAGGCTTTCATGATATCAGAGAGCTTTTCCTTCCTGTCTGAATCCTTCTCCTGGTCCAGCATGTTTTCCGCATTGCAGGATACGCAGGCGAGCATGTTGTTGAAATCATGGGCAATGCCTGCGGCAAGCGCTCCGATCGAGTCCATTTTCTGGGCATCCATGAGCTTGGCCTGGGTTTTGCGGTACTCAGTGACATCAACTGCTGATGAAACCAGGAATTTTCCTTCCTGCATCTCCAGCATCCTTGCTGATACCAAAGTATCTATCTTTCTGCCCGAGAGTGTCTGGAACTCCACAGGCACATTGTCGACTGATCCAGCCCTGGTTACGGCTTCCATGAACCGCATCCTGGAATCATTGTTCCACATACTCAGTTCCTGCGTTTTTCTGCCGATCGCCTCTTCTTTTTTCAAATCGAACAGCTTGAAAAACTGAGCGTTGGCATCGACCAGCAGACCTTTCTGCAGGTCCATGATGCACATGGACAGGGGATTCCCGTGAAAGGCAGCGGAAAATTTGTTCTCGCTTTCCAGCAGTCTGCCGCTGATTTTCTGGCTTTCCGTAATATCGATCCCTGTGTTGACGATGAAGTCCCTGCCCTGGCTGCGCAGGATATGGGCATTCCAGAGAACCTCCACTTTTTCCCCTGTCTTCTTCTGAAGTGTCAGTTTCCGATTCTCGATTTCACCTTTCTGGAAAAGATCAAAGTTGCGGATCTGTCTTTTTTCTTCGTCATCGCAAGTCAGCTTTGAGTTTGCCATGCCGATCAATTCTTCCCTGGTCATGCCGAGCATGGAAGCAGCAGCCTGATTCGCCTCTACCACCTCTCCTGTAATCAGATCAGTGACTGCAATGGCGAGAGGAATATCAGCGTAGAAAAGACCGGCCAGATGTTCGATGCTGCTGCC
The window above is part of the Candidatus Wallbacteria bacterium genome. Proteins encoded here:
- a CDS encoding PAS domain S-box protein; protein product: MEILSNKGIPGTSDIPGSSIEHLAGLFYADIPLAIAVTDLITGEVVEANQAAASMLGMTREELIGMANSKLTCDDEEKRQIRNFDLFQKGEIENRKLTLQKKTGEKVEVLWNAHILRSQGRDFIVNTGIDITESQKISGRLLESENKFSAAFHGNPLSMCIMDLQKGLLVDANAQFFKLFDLKKEEAIGRKTQELSMWNNDSRMRFMEAVTRAGSVDNVPVEFQTLSGRKIDTLVSARMLEMQEGKFLVSSAVDVTEYRKTQAKLMDAQKMDSIGALAAGIAHDFNNMLACVSCNAENMLDQEKDSDRKEKLSDIMKASELASNLIDKLLTFARTKKSEPKPINLNSIVQDVLSLGRRTAGKKISIEFSESENLHILKADPSQISQAVMNLLVNAVEALPQGGTVKLKTENVTVTDDTTRPEPTGDYVLLTVSDTGPGLTEQARAHLFEPFFTTKENTKKPGTGLGLAMLHRIVTNHGGFVEVESVKDAGAVFKVYLPCITRINQDVHVLRHDSVRGSAEVVTSSQQP